The nucleotide sequence ATTCAGCAAAATCGCATTACTCAACAACAAACCATTGATGCTTATTTTCAAGGTGTATCAGATCTGGTTCTGGATGGACAAGGGATGTTAGAAGATTGGCCTCAAGAAAGGGCTTTGGCAGAAGGTCGCACGGCGGCAATTTTGGGAAGTTTAAATGCTGAAGGTAAAGCCAAAGTTTTGCGTTTTCTTTCTCAGTCAAAACTTTTAGCCCCTTTAGCCCGCGATAGCCATTTAGGACGACCGATTTTTGATGGTTTAGGGGGTTATGCTGAAGATCGCGCCTATGGAGTTAGGGTGATTAATTTAGGAGTCATGTTAGCGGGTGCTGATTTATCCGGTACAGATTTACGTTGGACTGATTTAAGTGAAGCTAATATGGTACGGGCCAATTTAAGCGGCTGTGATTTGGTTAAGGCTAATTTGTCTCGTACTGTGTTATTTGAAGCTAATTTAGCACAGGCTGATTTGAAAGGCGTTCGATTGTTTTATGGTTCTGTAGAATACGCCAGTCCCCGCAGTCAGCATATTCCTCCCGATTATCAAACGGGTGCCCATACCGGCGCAGTGGTTGAAAATACTAATTTAATTGGCGTGAAAAATCTTAATGAAGAACAGCGTTATTATTGTTGTGCTTGGGGAGGAGAACAAACTCGCGGGACGATTCCTGGGGGATGTGAGGGAATTCCTAATAAGTTAGGGCGTTGATAGGCACTCTTGCCATAGGAGAAATTTTAGATCGGTTTAAAACACCTAAAAATAAGGTAAATTATTAACCGTCTCTCTTAGATTAAGGAAAAAGGTTGTGACCCCTAAAGAATTGTGTTTATTATTTTTTTCAGTTTTGGTTAGTGTAACTGGGCAATTTTTTCTCAAACTGGGGGCGGGAAAATTAGGAAAAGTCAATGCTGGGAACCTGATTAGCCATGTTTTGAATATTATCTCTACACCCGAGTTATTATTGGGTTTATTTTGTTATGGATTAGGGGCTGTAGCTTATATTTTATTATTAACCCGTGTTAAACTCAGTGTTGTCGGGCCTTCGGCTTCATTAATTTACATTTTTTCGGTTTTAATGGGTTATTTTTTCTTTAAAGAGTCTATTCCAGTTTATCGTTTATTTGGTTTAGGATTTATTGTCTGTGGTGTCATTTTAGTGGTTTGGCAACCTCGCTAAATATAACGTTTCCGCTAAAATGTTGGGTACTGTTACATTTGGGGAGCAAGCCTTGCGCCTTCTTTTAGAAGTACGGGAGAGACTCTATCAAGCTACGATCAATTCCCAGAATATCATAAAAAGTGCTTATATTACTTAAACTTCACTTAATTTTCAGTTATTTTAGACAATAGTCATTATTCAGCTTTTTTCTTGAGCTTACTTTTAAACAAAGTACCGAAACCTAATGCTGTACCTACACCAAGAATGGTAAAAGGTTCAGGAACCGCATCAGACTGGTAGGTTACTTTGTATCCAGCAGCAACTAGGTTTGGATGTAAGTATTGTGTCAAATCATATTCTATGGTAAACACAGAAGAACCAGGTTCTAAAAAATATCCATAAGGATTACCAAGAGGTTTCTCTTCAAAAATAGGGCCTGTGAAACCTACATTCAATAGGTCACCAACAGTTCCAAAATTATCCTCTAGATCAGACCATGCAAACAAACTGGCGGAGTTTTCATCATTATGAATGATCCCAAAAACGTCACTAACTATTGCATTACTTCCAGTGCCTGTACCTTGTTCTGTCAGCACAGTCAATGTGAAAGGAGTACCAGGGTAATTAATGGGGATACTAGGATCACCTACTCCAGGGACAACAAATGGTTGTCCTTCGTCATTACCAAAAATGATGAATCGCTGATTAAGGACACCATTTAAATATACATTAACTAAATCCGATACGCCGCCTCTTGATAAGGAACAAGCTTTATCTAATGCACATTCAACATCTGTTAGTGCTTTGACAGGTGTAGAAGTGAGGGCCATAACAGCAGGTACTATCAAGGAAACACCAAGTAGCATGGGTTGTTGGAAAATTTTTAGCTTGATCATAGTTGTGTTTTTTTAATTTTTGTTTGAACAGATTAGCAATGAGACTTGTATTTTTATGTATATACTTGTTTTCTCTTGCTGTATTCAATGTTACCAAAATGCTATTAGATTTAATGTAATCTATCACTATATAGATGTATAACTTACTGTAAATCTTTCTTAATCAAATCTTAATAATTCATTAATTCTTTAAAAATTCCTCAAAAAAAATTCTCACGACATACCCTATCAAGAGTACCTTTTGCAACAGCGCCTGTTGCTAAGTAGTCGGACACTCATTAAAGTTAACTGTGAGGTTAGGGTGTGGGGGAATTGTGGGCGTTTTACAATTCTTTATACAAAGTGCTTTATTTATGTCCAGGTACTTATAGCGTTTCTCAAATCAATGAGGTACACCTCAATTTTATTTTTTATTACCTGTTCCCTGTTCCCTAAAATCGAAAAACTATGTACCTCACTAAAATGAGAGATGCTATATATTTTTTTAACGATAATAAAAATCAAAATCTTTCAAAGCGATTAAACGGGCTTTATTTAATCGATAATGATAGGTGGATTTTTTCTGCAACCTTTGCCAAAAACTGATTTTTTTTACGTCATGAGAAGCATCTAAATGTTTTGTAGCTCGAGCAATAGCCCTTAAACTGTCGCTGTTTCGTACTTTCCAGCCTACTTTAGTGGCGGCTAAACCCATGACATTACCTTGACCACTATGAATCCCTTTCAATTCTAAATAACGAGCAATTAAACCCCATATTTCTAGAAACTCTTTTTCTTTTCCCCCGTCTTTGGCTACTATAAATAATGAGTCTCCGATCCAATCAACTTCTTCTATTGGAATTTTTAATTTTGATGATAATTTCTGGAATTTTTCTAGGTCTTCTGGCCTATATTTACTAACATGATATAATAAATTTTCAGAAAATCCTCTTATGCCGCCTAGAATTTCAACAGAGATATCAATTTCACTAATAATTTTTGTATCAGCATCTAAATATATCGCGGCATCAGCATTTAATAAACATTTTTCAATCACGAATCTTTTATCATTATAACAGTGTAAAACCCCTGTTTGCTTCTGTTGAAATGAGATGACATTCTCACAATTTTTGAATTGTTTAGGATTATCTGTACCGACTACAATTTTAGCTTTAGGAGCATATCTTTTAAGACCTAGGGCAAGTTCTCTAGCCAATAATTGGTATTTCTTACCCAGAGCTAAAGTACAAAAACAAAAAGTTTTTGCGGTGAAAGAGCTATTCATATAGTTAGTGGAAGGATTACATTTTAGATATAATCTCTTGCAAAGCCGGTTTTAGCGTTGGATATTGATACTGAAAACCGATCTTTTGTGTTGCTTTTGGCAGAACTTGTTGACCTTCTAAAACCACTTTTGCTCCCTCTCCTAACAGCACTTCTAGGGCAAAACCGGGCACCGGTAACCAGGAGGGGCGCTTGATCACTTCTCCTAGGATTTGACAAAACTGATTCATTTGTACTGGATTGGGGGCTGTCCCATTAAAGGTGCCTTCTAGATCAGGTCGTTTTAAGGCTTCTAGAATCAGAGAAACTAAATCATCTCGATGTATCCAAGAAAACCACTGACGGCCTTCTCCAATGGGTCCACCAGCAAACATCTTAAAGGGAGGAATCATTTTTGCTAATGCTCCCCCATCACCTAAAACAATTCCAAAACGAATAATCACTAAGCGCACGCCGGCTTCTTTAACTTTTGCGGCTTCGGCTTCCCATTTTTGACAAACTTCGGCTAAAAAATCTGTTCCTGAAGGGCTATTTTCATCAAAGGTGGCTGTTTCGCTGGTGCCATAATAACCAATGGCGGAAGGATTAATTAATACTGACGGTTTGGCATTAGCTTTGATGATCGCTTCGACGATTTTTTGGGTTCCCAGTTGGCGGCTGTCTAAAATGGCTTGTTTATGAGCCGGTGTCCAACGCTCTGAAATGGGTTCTCCGGCTAAGTTAACCACAGCATCACAGCCAGAAATCGCCTTTTGCCACTCTCCGGATTCTGTCGCTTGATACTTTACCACCTCAAGATTAGAAAATGCGACTGCCGGAAAAACTCGTTTCGCTTTTTCGGGGTTACGAGTTAACACTAAGATTTGATCACCTTGGGCATTTAATTTTTCGACTAAGCGAGTGCCAACAAATCCTGTGGCTCCGGTAATGGCTATTTTCATTGTTACTTTACTTGTTGTTAGTTAGGAGTTTTGCTGTGTATTTTTGCCTTGGTCACTGTATCCCATCCCATTGGCCTCTGCATATCGCTGCATAAAGCGCATGAATCGTTCCCAGTGATCATCTTGGGGAATTTCAAATGTACATTCTACCCGTTTTATGTCGTCTCCTTCATCCCCCCCAAAGATAAATTTAACGGATGAGGGTTGAACGCTAATGATTCCTTCAGAGTCGATTAAACGTAAATCTCCGTAGCTTCTTTTGGTAAAACTTTGAAATTTTTCGATGGCTTTTAAGGTTTTAAAAATCATTAAAACGCTGCGAATACCTGTTTCTTTACTGCGTCGTAAACTTACATTGGCTAATTCTTCTGAAAGCCCGTCAAAAAATTCTATAGAAGGCGTTGCAGATGTCATGATAAATTTATGTTTAAATTTTTATAAAAAAGAGTTAATCATTGACAATTGAAAATTATCAATGATCAATTGTCAATTCTCTGTTAAAATCCTATTCGGCTTCCCCGCCTTGAATTTTAAGCAGTAAAAAACCCCAAGCCAGTCCCACTAAAACCAGTACAATAGATAAGATGGCTCCATTGAATAGCATACTTTCAGCAGTCATTGGTTTTTATCCTTTTAATCTCAAACATACATTATTGTTATTTTAAAGCAGTTGAGCCACATTACAAGGGAACTTGACAATGAAATCCCTACATCTAGCAGTCACATTAGGCGATCCGGCCGGCATTGGTCCAGAAGTGGTTCTTAAAGCCTTGGCTGATCCTTCAGTGGCAGAAAATTATCAGATTACTGTGGTAGGCAGTCGTGCGCTACTGATCTCTACTTATGAGCGTCTGCGCTCGCTGTCTCATCTCAAACCTGAAGACCTTGCTGAGCCGGATAGTTTATCTATTTTGGATCTGCCTTTAGAAAAAACTCTCTTGAGTCAGATTCGCTTGGGAGAAGGAAATGCCGCTAGTGGTGAGGCGAGTTTTGCTTATTTAAACGCGGCACTTGCCGGCACCTTAAACGCTCAGTTTGACGCAATTGTCACCGCTCCCATTGCTAAATATTGTTGGAAAGCGGCGGGTTATGATTATCCCGGACAAACGGAAGTTTTAGCTCAAGCGGCGGGAGTAGACAAATATGGGATGTTGTTTGTGGCGAGGTCCCCTTATACAGGTTGGGTATTGAGGACGTTATTAGCCACGACTCATATACCTTTATCTGAAGTTCCTCGCGTTCTTAACCCTGAGTTAATGACTCGGAAATTAGATTTATTGGTGGAGTGTTTAAGGACAGATTTTGGACTGAGTGAACCGAAAATTGTCATAGCTGGACTTAACCCCCATAGTGGTGAGGGGGGACAGTTGGGAACTGAGGAGAAAGAGTGGTTAATTGCTTGGTTAGAAGCTGAAAAAATTCAACGTCGAGAGGTTAAGTTGGTGGGGCCTGTTCCTCCGGATACGATGTGGGTAACGCCGGGTCAAGCTTGGTATACTCAGGGGGTTAATGCGGCGGCGGCGGATGGTTATTTGGCGTTATATCATGATCAAGGTTTAATACCGGTGAAGTTGATGGCTTTTGATCAGGCCATTAATACTACCATCGGGTTGCCGTTTGTGAGAACTTCTCCAGATCATGGAACGGCTTTTGATATTGCCGGTTTGGGGGTTGCTAAGGCGGCAAGTATGATAGAAGCGATTAAGTTAGCGGCAACTGTGACATTCTCCCGACTCCGACCTGCGGTACGGAGCGGGCTTCCTAACCTCACGATTAGGCATTTCTAGTTACTCCCATTGCTGGGCTTTCGCCACTTATCTAGAACTCGTTGGTATAAACGTATGACTACTCCCACCGTTGGTTCCCCGATAGCCCGACTGCATAGACTTTTTCCTTCCCCAGAGTCCCTGGGTAGTTTCTGCAAAGATTTTTGCGGAAAGCGTGACCTACTTACGGTCAAGTTTTTACCCAGACACCGAGAGTCAACCGATGACTCTAATTCCTGTCTGGAACCCCATAACTTGAGTTGTCAAGGTGCTGTACCGTCCCCAGAGTTTGGAGGTTCCGAATCAATGCCTACCTTTTACTCTCAATCTGGTCAGAGGTTAGCTGATAGAATGATTGTACCATACTGGTAGATCAGATGACCGAAAAAGATTTACACGTAAGAATTTCCGTCTCGGAGATGAAAAAACTTGAGCGTTACTGCAAGAGAACAAAAAGGACAAAGACAGATGTTATTGGCGAACTCGTTAGATCATTGCCCAAATCAGGGGCATCGAACCCCCTCGTTGGGCTTGAGGGGTCCATGGATGAGGGGCTGTTGCCTGGGGAAACCCCAGACATTTATAAGCCCCGTCCCGACGCTGAGCGTTCCGGTACAGCGCGGGACTTATAGCCCCTCAAACTCCCCATTAGTTAATTAATGTACTAAGCGTGGGCTAAGTTTTGGTTAACGAATTCCCAATTGATAAGTTTGCTGATAAATGTCTCGATGTAGTCAGGACGCTTGTTTTGATAATCTAAGTAGTAAGCGTGTTCCCATACATCCATAGTTAGTAGGGGAACTTGACCTGCCGTTAAGGGGTTGTCAGCGTTCGGGGTTTTGGTAACTTTTAAGGTTCCATTGTCCAGCACTAACCAAGCCCAGCCGCTACCAAATTGAGTAGCACCAGCATTTTTAAATTCTTCAACAAATTTCTCAAAGCTACCGAAATCAGCATTGATTTTATCAGCGATAGCACCGCTAGGAGTCCCGCCGCCATTGGGTTTTAGGGAATTCCAATAAAAGGTGTGATTCCACGCTTGAGCCGCATTGTTGAAAACACCTGTCTTGGAAGAATCACCGGCTATCTTTTTGATTACTTCTTCAATGGGTAATGAGTCTAATTCAGTTCCCGCCACAGCTTTATTAAAGTTATTGACATAAGCCGCGTGGTGCTTGTCGTGGTGAAACTCAAGGGTTGATTTGGAAATATAAGGCTCTAGAGCCGTGTAATCATAAGGTAATACAGGTAATTCGTATGCCATTTGTGTTCTTCCTCTGGAGATTGCTAAGTCAAAGCAAAATTTAGCTTTAAGGGAAATTCTTCAGCTTCTTGCGCCAAGAAAATTAGCAAGCTGAAATAAAACTTAACAGGATCATCTTATCGTAAAAGGGTACGCTTCCCCAAATTATCCCTCTTTAGGCAGAGTTGCTTAAAATTACTTTGACTAACTCGATAACTTCTTTAGGATTGGTGGCCAGAAACACTTTATCTCTTGACAAATTGGTAAAAAACTGTATGGCTTCTTGATGCTGAGTTAAAAGAATGACCGATTTATGATTTTTGAGGGCGAGGGCAATTTCTGATGCTGTGCCGCTTCCCATACCACAGGCAATCACTACATCAGAGGAGAGAACATTGATATTATTGCGAGCATTCCCCATATCGGTGATGATGACAAGATCTACCCCAGGTGATACGCCTTGAGGATGATCATCTGGGAGAATTCCCACTGTCAAGCCGCCTGCTGATTTTGCCCCACGACTGGCGGCATCCATGACTCCTACATTTCTCCCACCGGTTAGCAATACCCATCCTTGTTGAGCAATTAATTGCCCGAGTTGGTAAGCATAAGTTAAGTCGGTAGGTGTGGCCTGTTTTCCGGGCCCCATAATACCAATTATCGTTTTTTTCATCTTTTAACTTTGGATGAGTTAAACTATATTAATAAATTTGGTTCTACAAGGTATAGAATGCTGTTTGAAAAAGGGAACAGGGAACACCGGATCTGGGAACAATCCGACTTAAACTGATAGTAATAAGTTATAATCCTTGCGCCGTCAAGCTTTTAAGCAAAATCTAGCATACTAGAAAGTGGAGAACCATAAATTTTTTGTGTCTTTAGACATTTACAAACCTAGGTTTTTACCCGATATAATCAGGAATTAAATCGCTATACTCAAGCGGGATTTAATGTAGTATTATACA is from Gloeothece verrucosa PCC 7822 and encodes:
- the psb28 gene encoding photosystem II reaction center protein Psb28, with product MTSATPSIEFFDGLSEELANVSLRRSKETGIRSVLMIFKTLKAIEKFQSFTKRSYGDLRLIDSEGIISVQPSSVKFIFGGDEGDDIKRVECTFEIPQDDHWERFMRFMQRYAEANGMGYSDQGKNTQQNS
- a CDS encoding cytochrome b6-f complex subunit PetM; the protein is MTAESMLFNGAILSIVLVLVGLAWGFLLLKIQGGEAE
- a CDS encoding EamA family transporter, producing MTPKELCLLFFSVLVSVTGQFFLKLGAGKLGKVNAGNLISHVLNIISTPELLLGLFCYGLGAVAYILLLTRVKLSVVGPSASLIYIFSVLMGYFFFKESIPVYRLFGLGFIVCGVILVVWQPR
- a CDS encoding superoxide dismutase — its product is MAYELPVLPYDYTALEPYISKSTLEFHHDKHHAAYVNNFNKAVAGTELDSLPIEEVIKKIAGDSSKTGVFNNAAQAWNHTFYWNSLKPNGGGTPSGAIADKINADFGSFEKFVEEFKNAGATQFGSGWAWLVLDNGTLKVTKTPNADNPLTAGQVPLLTMDVWEHAYYLDYQNKRPDYIETFISKLINWEFVNQNLAHA
- the pdxA gene encoding 4-hydroxythreonine-4-phosphate dehydrogenase PdxA, whose amino-acid sequence is MKSLHLAVTLGDPAGIGPEVVLKALADPSVAENYQITVVGSRALLISTYERLRSLSHLKPEDLAEPDSLSILDLPLEKTLLSQIRLGEGNAASGEASFAYLNAALAGTLNAQFDAIVTAPIAKYCWKAAGYDYPGQTEVLAQAAGVDKYGMLFVARSPYTGWVLRTLLATTHIPLSEVPRVLNPELMTRKLDLLVECLRTDFGLSEPKIVIAGLNPHSGEGGQLGTEEKEWLIAWLEAEKIQRREVKLVGPVPPDTMWVTPGQAWYTQGVNAAAADGYLALYHDQGLIPVKLMAFDQAINTTIGLPFVRTSPDHGTAFDIAGLGVAKAASMIEAIKLAATVTFSRLRPAVRSGLPNLTIRHF
- a CDS encoding pentapeptide repeat-containing protein is translated as MTNQPESNTTSNHDSQSTSAVQSTSTNGNGKTPSSPKKSLNLLIPPPRQSSQLSLSQKEISSSDPRLLLGAVAILGLGLWFNLPWVGFSGGLTALFLSLRVIFPSIKDWVRQYLTLQERKTLLASVVFTLSVAGMAKYFRLYETIAIWLNNFKYDEFGSWADWVGALGQIMIAVLAVYVAWQQYVISRDLTIQQNRITQQQTIDAYFQGVSDLVLDGQGMLEDWPQERALAEGRTAAILGSLNAEGKAKVLRFLSQSKLLAPLARDSHLGRPIFDGLGGYAEDRAYGVRVINLGVMLAGADLSGTDLRWTDLSEANMVRANLSGCDLVKANLSRTVLFEANLAQADLKGVRLFYGSVEYASPRSQHIPPDYQTGAHTGAVVENTNLIGVKNLNEEQRYYCCAWGGEQTRGTIPGGCEGIPNKLGR
- the thyD gene encoding thylakoid membrane protein ThyD, with the protein product MKIAITGATGFVGTRLVEKLNAQGDQILVLTRNPEKAKRVFPAVAFSNLEVVKYQATESGEWQKAISGCDAVVNLAGEPISERWTPAHKQAILDSRQLGTQKIVEAIIKANAKPSVLINPSAIGYYGTSETATFDENSPSGTDFLAEVCQKWEAEAAKVKEAGVRLVIIRFGIVLGDGGALAKMIPPFKMFAGGPIGEGRQWFSWIHRDDLVSLILEALKRPDLEGTFNGTAPNPVQMNQFCQILGEVIKRPSWLPVPGFALEVLLGEGAKVVLEGQQVLPKATQKIGFQYQYPTLKPALQEIISKM
- a CDS encoding PEP-CTERM sorting domain-containing protein: MIKLKIFQQPMLLGVSLIVPAVMALTSTPVKALTDVECALDKACSLSRGGVSDLVNVYLNGVLNQRFIIFGNDEGQPFVVPGVGDPSIPINYPGTPFTLTVLTEQGTGTGSNAIVSDVFGIIHNDENSASLFAWSDLEDNFGTVGDLLNVGFTGPIFEEKPLGNPYGYFLEPGSSVFTIEYDLTQYLHPNLVAAGYKVTYQSDAVPEPFTILGVGTALGFGTLFKSKLKKKAE
- a CDS encoding TIGR00725 family protein; translation: MKKTIIGIMGPGKQATPTDLTYAYQLGQLIAQQGWVLLTGGRNVGVMDAASRGAKSAGGLTVGILPDDHPQGVSPGVDLVIITDMGNARNNINVLSSDVVIACGMGSGTASEIALALKNHKSVILLTQHQEAIQFFTNLSRDKVFLATNPKEVIELVKVILSNSA